The Antennarius striatus isolate MH-2024 chromosome 11, ASM4005453v1, whole genome shotgun sequence genome window below encodes:
- the atoh7 gene encoding transcription factor atoh7 — protein sequence MKSRRPSCTDSGSESSEPDSNKPEKYETATRRRMAANARERKRMQGLNTAFDRLRKVVPQWGQDKKLSKYETLQMALSYIMALNRILTDARRHNAPHRQWLDLQLDCVQSENYSCLMRYESEAGQEFLHPSFSYQYDAHQLHA from the coding sequence ATGAAGTCTCGCCGACCCAGCTGCACTGACTCTGGATCCGAGTCGTCAGAACCAGACTCCAACAAGCCAGAGAAATACGAGACGGCCACGAGGCGACGGATGGCGGCCAACGCCAGGGAGAGGAAGCGGATGCAGGGTTTGAACACCGCCTTTGATCGCCTGCGTAAAGTGGTGCCCCAGTGGGGTCAGGACAAGAAACTGTCCAAGTATGAAACTCTGCAGATGGCCCTGAGCTACATCATGGCTCTGAACCGGATCCTGACCGACGCCAGGAGACACAACGCCCCTCACCGGCAGTGGCTGGACCTGCAGTTGGACTGTGTGCAGTCTGAAAACTATTCGTGCCTCATGAGGTACGAGTCTGAGGCGGGCCAGGAGTTCCTCCACCCGTCGTTCTCTTATCAGTATGACGCACATCAGCTCCACGCATAA
- the pkd2l1 gene encoding polycystin-2-like protein 1: MKCLNNRADSHLTGQVECELDSMGNGTWVNQGFCGTPPPLPRAVSTIYNPQPLFQGSMDSVYKLDAPGSFPEPPSADQSLVKKPRSCCWFIKSLWATTLTENTSNNRELFVRTTLRELLVYLVFLVDICLLTYGMTSSSTYYYTKAMTDLFVNSAGESGLKFQSIGTMADFWTYAQGPLLDGLYWTKWYNNQSLDSGDQSFIYYENMLLGVPRMRQIKVLNNSCKVHNDFKDEITGCFDVYNEKKEDELSFGLINGTAWTYHTEREIRGSSHWGLVTTYSGAGYYLDLARTKEDSSIILQELVDNLWLDRGTRAVFIDFSTYNANINMFCVIRLVVEFLATGGAIPSYQIRTVKLIRYITHWDYFILGCEMLFCVFILYYIVEEILELRIHKFSYFKSIWNILDIVVILLALVAIVFNIFRTVKVDKLLGKLLEQPEIYADFEFLAFWQTQYNNMNAVNLFFAWIKVFKYISFNKTMTQLSSTLGRCAKDILGFAIMFFIVFFAYAQLGYLLFGTEVESFSTFVKCIFTQFRIILGDFDYNAIDRANRVLGPIYFVTYVFFVFFVLLNMFLAIINDTYSEVKDELSSQKDELQITDIIKQSYMKAFVKLKLKKEKISDVQKALRSGSGEIEFKDFRETLKEMGHADHEISAAFSRFDHDGNQILDKDEQQRMKIDLEEKRDALSVELNKFGLNYGKDFLGKPPATSSEQRNNSIHSHVGGEQFLRLARQVLHLESCVEGITARIQLIMEKLELEDKVKWNGASEKQTVSNKDSHDSASHGSIQVCVDRGMTAERLSRRSAVQSNSTICLPAAPDQYLQDEWGEQNILVPPMFTNPLEAPPQTVQDPPVVRTPEWLKQPMPFPGLQDEELVYTPPPPVVPPTNADSSPARTSRTRSKCTHSNRHPGGRQSYVKKPPNAFMLFLRDRRHHVDVNIQLQGSGAVNAALGQQWKSMSVREQSRYYAEAEKEKELHMQQHPEWSAKQNYGKKMRRDRRLSPYSRD, translated from the exons ATGAAGTGTCTGAACAATCGCGCCGACAGCCACCTGACCGGACAGGTGGAGTGTGAGTTGGACAGCATGGGCAACGGGACCTGGGTGAACCAGGGCTTCTGTGGCACCCCTCCGCCTCTGCCCAGGGCAGTCAGCACCATCTACAACCCCCAGCCCCTTTTCCAGGGCTCCATGGATAGTGTGTATAAGCTGGACGCGCCTGGCTCATTCCCGGAACCGCCGTCCGCCGACCAAAGCCTGGTGAAGAAACCaagaagctgctgctggtttaTCAAAA gCTTGTGGGCCACAACACTGACAGAAAACACTTCCAACAACAGAGAACTGTTTGTCCGAACCACGCTAAGAGAGCTGCTGGTGTATCTGGTATTTCTGGTGGATATATGCCTCC TGACATATGGTATGACCAGTTCCAGCACCTACTACTACACTAAAGCCATGACGGACCTGTTTGTGAACTCAGCCGGTGAAAGTGGCCTTAAGTTTCAGTCCATTGGCACCATGGCCGACTTCTGGACC TATGCCCAGGGCCCATTGCTGGACGGTCTTTACTGGACCAAATGGTATAATAACCAGTCCCTGGACAGCGGAGACCAGTCCTTCATCTATTATGAGAACATGTTGCTGGGAGTCCCCAGAATGAGGCAGATTAAGGTTCTGAACAACTCCTGCAAGGTCCACAATGACTTCAAAGATGAGATCACGGGATGTTTTGATGTTTACAATGAGAAGAAGGAGGATGAATTGAGCTTCGGCCTCATCAATGGCACTGC CTGGACTtatcacacagagagagagatcagaGGTTCTTCTCACTGGGGCTTGGTGACCACGTACAGTGGAGCAGGTTACTATCTAGACTTGGCACGGACCAAAGAGGACAGTTCCATCATACTGCAGGAATTGGTGGACAACCTTTGGCTTGACCGAGGGACCAGAGCCGTCTTCATTGACTTCTCCACTTACAATGCAAACATCAACATGTTCTGTGTCATCAG GTTAGTGGTTGAATTTTTGGCCACCGGTGGAGCGATCCCTTCCTACCAGATCAGAACAGTCAAACTGATTCGATATATCACCCACTGGGATTACTTCATTCTGGGCTGTGAGATGCTCTTCTGTGTATTCATTCTCTACTATATCGTGGAGGAAATCCTTGAGTTGCGTATTCACAAGTTCTCCTACTTCAAAAGCATCTGGAATATATTGGATATTGTTGTTATACTG CTTGCCCTTGTTGCCATTGTATTCAATATTTTCCGAACTGTCAAAGTGGACAAGTTGCTTGGCAAACTCCTGGAACAACCGGAAATATATGCTGATTTTGAATTTCTGGCCTTCTGGCAAACACAGTACAACAACATGAATGCAGTCAACTTGTTCTTTGCATGGATTAAG GTTTTCAAGTACATTAGTTTTAACAAAACCATGACTCAGCTGTCCTCCACACTGGGTCGATGTGCTAAAGACATCTTGGGTTTTGCTATTATGTTCTTCATTGTGTTCTTTGCTTATGCACAACTTGGATATTTGCTCTTTGGTACAGAGGTTGAGTCTTTCAGCACCTTCGTCAAGTGCAT CTTCACACAGTTTAGGATTATTCTCGGAGACTTTGATTACAACGCCATCGATCGTGCGAACAGAGTTCTTGGGCCGATCTACTTTGTCACCtatgtgttctttgttttctttgttctacTG AACATGTTCCTGGCCATCATAAATGACACATATTCTGAAGTTAAGGATGAACTCTCATCTCAAAAAGATGAACTACAGATTACTGATATCATCAAACAG agcTATATGAAGGCATTTGTGAAGTTGAAacttaaaaaagagaaaatatcagACGTTCAGAAAGCTCTAAGATCTGGATCGGGAGAAATAGAATTCAAAGATTTCAGGGAAACTCTGAAAGA GATGGGCCACGCTGATCATGAAATATCTGCAGCGTTCTCACGGTTCGACCATGATGGGAACCAAATTCTAGACAAGGACGAACAACAAAGGATGAAAATTGATCTGGAGGAAAAGagg GATGCTCTTTCTGTTGAACTGAACAAATTTGGACTAAATTATGGGAAAGACTTCCTGGGAAAGCCTCCTGCAACATCCAGTGAGCAGAGGAACAACTCCATCCATAGTCATGTGGGCGGTGAACAGTTTCTAAG ACTAGCCAGACAAGTTCTCCACCTTGAAAGCTGTGTGGAAGGTATCACAGCCAGGATCCAGCTGATTATGGAGAAACTGGAATTAGAAGACAAAGTTAAATGGAACGGAGCGTCAGAGAAACAGACTGTGAGCAATAAAGAT AGTCATGACAGTGCCTCACATGGGAGcatccaggtgtgtgtggacagagGGATGACAGCTGAAAGGCTGTCCAGGAGATCAGCAGTTCAGAGCAACTCCACAA TTTGCCTCCCTGCTGCCCCTGACCAGTACCTGCAGGATGAGTGGGGAGAACAGAACATCCTGGTTCCACCGATGTTCACCAATCCTCTGGAGGCTCCTCCACAAACG GTTCAGGACCCCCCAGTGGTGAGGACCCCCGAATGGTTGAAGCAGCCCATGCCGTTTCCTGGACTGCA GGATGAAGAACTCGtctacacccccccaccacctgtAGTTCCCCCCACTAATGCTGATTCTTCTCCAGCTAGAACCTCTAGAACAAGGTCTAAGTG CACCCATAGCAACAGGCATCCAGGTGGACGCCAGTCTTATGTGAAGAAGCCCCCAAACGCCTTCATGCTGTTCCTGAGGGACAGACGGCATCATGTGGACGTCAACATCCAACTCCAGGGGAGCGGCGCCGTGAATGCAGCTCTAGGGCAGCAG TGGAAGTCAATGTCAGTGAGGGAGCAGAGCAGATATTACGCAGAAGCTGAAAAGGAGAAAGAGCTTCACATGCAGCAGCACCCAGAATGGTCTGCAAAACAGAACTAT GGCAAGAAGATGAGGAGAGACAGACGTTTGTCTCCTTACAGCAGAGATTGA